The Proteiniborus sp. DW1 genome has a window encoding:
- a CDS encoding DUF4438 domain-containing protein, which yields MLITNKQKLVKQSVQGRIHSPIVGPNPYRINREGIAEILPATGGITYNFKIGDSCMDLVGDHIEPGVSIKSDNPNENNALMLLACIGNEARVVSGEAKGAKGYVTGMHGGIDHVLVYFNEEDLDKMAIGDTILVKAYGQGLKIEGFKDVKCMNIDPDLFDKLDIKQNSEGLLEVPVVTEIPAYLMGSGIGSSTAFSGDYDIMTGDKEANKEFAIDKLRFGDIVLLRDCDNTNGRQYLKGSVSIGVVVHSDCIKSGHGPGITVIMSSKTTKIKGIQTENANIAYYLGV from the coding sequence ATGCTAATTACAAACAAGCAAAAACTCGTAAAACAGTCTGTGCAGGGAAGAATCCATAGTCCCATAGTTGGTCCTAATCCTTATAGGATAAATAGAGAAGGCATAGCTGAAATACTTCCTGCCACAGGGGGAATTACTTACAACTTTAAAATTGGGGACTCATGTATGGATTTAGTGGGGGATCATATAGAGCCAGGAGTCAGCATTAAAAGTGATAATCCTAATGAGAACAATGCTCTTATGCTTTTAGCATGTATAGGAAATGAAGCTAGAGTTGTATCAGGTGAAGCTAAAGGAGCTAAAGGATATGTGACTGGTATGCATGGTGGAATAGACCATGTTCTAGTATACTTTAATGAAGAAGATCTAGATAAAATGGCAATAGGAGATACTATTTTGGTAAAAGCCTATGGACAAGGCCTAAAGATAGAGGGATTTAAGGATGTTAAATGCATGAACATAGACCCAGACTTATTTGATAAACTAGATATTAAACAAAATTCTGAAGGCTTATTAGAAGTTCCAGTAGTTACTGAAATTCCAGCATATTTAATGGGGTCAGGCATAGGCAGCTCCACAGCTTTTTCAGGAGACTATGACATAATGACAGGAGATAAAGAAGCAAACAAGGAATTTGCAATAGACAAGCTTAGATTTGGGGATATAGTGTTGTTGAGAGACTGTGATAATACAAATGGTCGCCAATACTTAAAAGGTTCTGTATCAATTGGAGTGGTTGTTCATAGTGATTGTATAAAGTCTGGTCATGGACCTGGTATCACAGTGATAATGAGTTCAAAAACAACAAAGATAAAAGGAATACAGACAGAAAATGCAAATATAGCGTATTATTTAGGTGTTTAA
- a CDS encoding zinc metallopeptidase — MFYPYGFYRFDPTMIVLIPAIILTLYAQGKVKSSFAKYLKVPTLRGYTGADVARRLLDQNGLRDIPIELASGHLSDHYDPRNRVLRLSPEVYRSSSIASVSVAAHEVGHAIQHANGYVPLSFRNMIFPVARFGSSAAWLFIIAGLLVPSLGGLMDIGIILFGTAVLFQLITLPVEFNASSRALRLLDSNGFISAEEEYGAKKVLRAAALTYVAAMATGVAQLVRLILIRNRRD, encoded by the coding sequence TCTACAGATTTGATCCAACTATGATTGTATTAATCCCAGCTATCATTTTAACACTATATGCACAGGGAAAAGTGAAATCAAGTTTTGCAAAATATTTAAAAGTACCTACACTAAGAGGATATACAGGTGCAGATGTTGCTAGACGTCTTTTAGACCAGAATGGTTTAAGAGATATACCAATTGAGCTAGCATCTGGACATTTAAGTGACCACTATGATCCAAGAAATCGTGTGTTAAGGTTGTCACCAGAGGTTTATAGAAGTAGCTCAATAGCATCTGTAAGCGTTGCTGCACATGAAGTAGGTCATGCAATCCAACATGCTAATGGCTATGTACCACTATCATTTAGAAACATGATTTTTCCTGTAGCAAGATTTGGTTCTTCTGCAGCTTGGCTATTTATCATTGCTGGGCTCTTAGTTCCTAGTCTTGGAGGTTTAATGGATATTGGTATAATACTGTTTGGAACTGCAGTCCTTTTCCAACTAATTACATTACCAGTAGAGTTTAATGCAAGTAGTAGAGCTTTAAGACTCCTTGACAGCAATGGTTTTATTTCAGCTGAAGAAGAATATGGAGCCAAAAAGGTGCTTCGAGCTGCAGCATTAACATATGTAGCAGCTATGGCAACAGGAGTTGCTCAATTAGTTAGACTTATCCTTATTAGAAATAGAAGAGATTAA